One region of Xyrauchen texanus isolate HMW12.3.18 chromosome 11, RBS_HiC_50CHRs, whole genome shotgun sequence genomic DNA includes:
- the mrpl16 gene encoding LOW QUALITY PROTEIN: 39S ribosomal protein L16, mitochondrial (The sequence of the model RefSeq protein was modified relative to this genomic sequence to represent the inferred CDS: deleted 1 base in 1 codon), with translation MSGNDELELSSKAEEIVDKKDVLQRNLKVLSAGLRTYEVPPDFSDVVLPDRPKLKFLNKVPNFKKAKKEMKRLRDIQGPAKAANTFNKGQYGIVALGGGYLHWGHMEMMRLTINRRMDPQTTFARWRINAPYKPITRKGLGQRMGGGKGAIDHYVTPVKCGRLIVEVGGHVELGEVEAVLTEVAKKLPFPAKVVSRESLAALQQEQAERESNNQNPWTFQRIAQSNMLGIRKVLSPFDLHKHGRYTGKFFNPERV, from the exons atgagtggaaacgacgaactcgaactatcttccaaagctgaggaaattgttgacaaaaaag ATGTCCTGCAAAGAAACTTGAAAGTTTTGTCAGCAGGATTGAGGACTTATGAAGTGCCACCAGACTTCAGtg ATGTGGTTTTACCTGACAGGCCTAAACTGAAATTCCTCAATAAGGTCCCGAACTTCAAAAAAGCTAAGAAAGAGATGAAGAGGTTGCGTGACATTCAGGGACCAGCCAAAGCGGCAAACACCTTTAACAAGGGACAGTATGGTATTGTG GCTCTGGGTGGCGGTTACCTGCACTGGGGTCACATGGAGATGATGCGGCTCACTATTAACCGGCGCATGGACCCGCAG ACAACGTTCGCTCGCTGGCGCATTAATGCACCTTACAAGCCGATCACACGTAAAGGACTCGGTCAGCGCATGGGTGGGGGCAAAGGTGCCATCGACCACTATGTGACTCCGGTGAAATGTGGTCGGCTGATAGTAGAGGTCGGAGGTCACGTTGAGCTTGGTGAGGTTGAGGCAGTGCTGACTGAGGTTGCCAAGAAGCTCCCCTTTCCTGCCAAG GTTGTGAGCAGAGAGAGTTTGGCAGCATTGCAGCAGGAACAAGCCGAGAGAGAATCCAACAATCAAAACCCCTGGACCTTTCAGAGAATCGCCCAATCCAACATGCTTGGCATTCGCAAAGTCCTTAGTCCATTTGACCTACACAAACACGGACGATACACTGGGAAATTTTTCAACCCTGAGAGAGTGTAG